A single genomic interval of Nocardia bhagyanarayanae harbors:
- a CDS encoding helix-turn-helix domain-containing protein: MWAWRDGYPADVKNGARIGPLLRDWRQRRRLSQLDLALAADSSARHVSYLENGRAAPSRAMVLRLCEALDVPLRERNTLLLAAGFAPAYRESSLDDAELTAVRSAVATMLAAHEPYPAVVVDRWWNVVTGNSAMSVLTAGVPEHLLTPRPNVYRLVLHPDGLVARLANPTQVRELFLERLGRQADATGDERLRALYDEVLGYPAPSDPAADRAAPTGPFQVPVRIRTPLGEMAMFSTMATFGAPADVTLSELAIELFYPLDEFTAAALRQQRGDATVKGSAGNDSDRTESGADAADGVDGGEDHVDRREERR, translated from the coding sequence ATGTGGGCGTGGCGCGATGGCTACCCTGCTGACGTGAAGAACGGAGCCCGGATCGGCCCGCTGCTGCGCGACTGGCGGCAGCGGCGGCGGCTGAGCCAACTTGATCTGGCGCTGGCCGCGGACAGCTCGGCCCGCCACGTGTCATACCTGGAGAACGGGCGAGCGGCGCCGAGCAGGGCGATGGTGCTCCGGCTGTGTGAAGCCCTGGATGTGCCGCTGCGGGAACGCAATACGCTGCTGCTGGCCGCCGGTTTCGCACCCGCCTACCGCGAGTCCAGCCTCGACGACGCCGAGCTGACCGCGGTGCGCTCGGCGGTGGCGACCATGCTCGCCGCGCACGAGCCCTATCCGGCGGTGGTGGTGGACCGGTGGTGGAACGTGGTCACCGGCAACTCCGCGATGTCGGTGCTCACGGCGGGCGTTCCGGAGCATCTGCTGACGCCGCGGCCGAACGTCTACCGGCTGGTGCTGCATCCGGACGGTCTGGTCGCGCGGCTGGCCAATCCCACACAGGTGCGCGAGCTGTTCCTGGAACGGCTGGGCCGCCAGGCCGACGCGACCGGCGACGAACGTCTGCGCGCGCTGTACGACGAGGTGCTGGGCTATCCGGCGCCGTCGGATCCGGCGGCGGATCGCGCGGCGCCGACGGGTCCGTTCCAGGTGCCGGTCCGGATCAGGACGCCGCTCGGGGAGATGGCGATGTTCAGCACCATGGCGACGTTCGGCGCGCCCGCGGACGTGACGCTGTCCGAACTCGCCATCGAATTGTTCTATCCCCTGGACGAATTCACCGCCGCGGCCCTGCGACAGCAGCGCGGGGACGCGACGGTGAAGGGTTCGGCCGGAAACGACTCAGATCGGACGGAATCCGGCGCCGACGCCGCC
- a CDS encoding SgcJ/EcaC family oxidoreductase: MGCSTAAFSDSAERAEFAAPDHTADRARLLDLLAAQSTAWAAGDGAAFAATFTEDADFVSVIGEFVRGRARLAEVMQEGFDGFMKGTRLSTPRQTTIRFPAPDVAVLVTNGVCVLRDAANTSRPEDLSIQTRTAVRVNGEWLFTTFQNTRVRSAP, encoded by the coding sequence GTGGGGTGTTCGACAGCCGCGTTCTCGGATTCGGCGGAACGCGCGGAGTTTGCCGCGCCGGACCATACGGCCGACCGAGCCCGATTGCTGGATCTGCTGGCCGCGCAGAGCACCGCGTGGGCCGCGGGTGACGGTGCGGCGTTCGCGGCGACGTTCACCGAGGACGCCGACTTCGTCTCGGTCATCGGCGAATTCGTCCGCGGCCGCGCCCGATTGGCCGAGGTCATGCAGGAGGGATTCGACGGCTTCATGAAGGGCACGCGGCTCTCGACTCCACGGCAGACCACTATCCGATTTCCGGCGCCGGATGTGGCCGTGCTCGTCACCAACGGCGTTTGTGTGCTGCGGGATGCCGCGAATACCAGCCGCCCGGAGGACCTTTCGATCCAAACCCGCACCGCCGTGCGCGTGAACGGAGAGTGGTTGTTCACGACATTCCAGAACACCCGCGTCCGATCGGCGCCCTGA
- a CDS encoding NUDIX hydrolase, which translates to MNAATAVVAEIVRGIDPGDELEREHIATALDWLASTDDVFRREKPAVPPRHLVAYTVLVDPASRAVFLGRHRLAGLWLPMGGHLDPGEHPFAAARREAGEELGIAADFDVVGPAPLFLTVTTTVGIGGGHEDVSLWYVIRGDRTREYRLDPREFAGGQWWDIDRFAVPESDPHFARFLTKLEAVLGPDLDPVAA; encoded by the coding sequence ATGAACGCAGCGACTGCCGTGGTTGCCGAGATCGTCCGCGGGATCGACCCGGGCGACGAGCTCGAGCGCGAGCACATCGCGACGGCGCTGGACTGGCTGGCGTCGACCGACGACGTGTTCCGCAGAGAGAAACCGGCGGTACCGCCGCGACATCTGGTGGCGTACACGGTGCTGGTCGACCCGGCGTCGCGTGCGGTGTTCCTCGGGCGGCATCGGCTGGCCGGTTTGTGGTTGCCGATGGGTGGCCATCTCGACCCCGGTGAGCATCCGTTCGCGGCGGCCCGGCGGGAGGCGGGCGAGGAACTCGGCATCGCCGCCGACTTCGATGTGGTGGGTCCCGCGCCATTGTTCCTCACCGTGACCACGACCGTCGGCATCGGCGGCGGTCACGAGGACGTGAGCCTCTGGTACGTGATCCGCGGCGATCGCACCCGCGAGTACCGGCTGGACCCGCGGGAGTTCGCCGGTGGACAGTGGTGGGATATCGACCGATTCGCCGTTCCGGAGTCCGATCCGCATTTCGCCCGCTTCCTGACGAAGCTGGAGGCGGTCCTCGGACCGGACCTCGACCCCGTCGCGGCGTAG
- a CDS encoding TrmH family RNA methyltransferase produces the protein MSAARVRTRPELRKQRRQRAHGCWNHLIAAPLWPKHSANLGTLLRTCDAVGACLAVPRRPWVPDALNQGNTLRHRQCVHWVDGRVDRWLARQRAGGSAVVGVELTDESIRLADLPTARKRTVMVLGHELDGIPPEGLELLDVAVEIPMVGTGHSLNVAVAGSLVLYKLAGLC, from the coding sequence ATGAGCGCCGCGCGGGTACGCACCCGCCCGGAACTGCGCAAACAGCGGCGGCAACGCGCGCACGGCTGCTGGAACCATTTGATCGCCGCGCCGCTGTGGCCCAAGCACAGCGCTAATCTCGGCACCCTGCTGCGCACCTGCGACGCCGTCGGCGCGTGCCTTGCCGTGCCGCGCCGCCCGTGGGTGCCCGACGCGCTGAATCAGGGAAATACGTTGCGCCACCGGCAGTGTGTGCACTGGGTGGACGGACGCGTGGATCGCTGGCTTGCGCGGCAGCGGGCGGGTGGTTCGGCCGTGGTGGGCGTGGAGCTCACCGACGAATCCATCCGGCTGGCCGATCTGCCGACGGCGCGGAAGCGCACGGTCATGGTGCTGGGGCACGAGCTCGACGGGATTCCGCCCGAGGGACTGGAGTTGCTCGATGTGGCGGTGGAGATTCCGATGGTGGGCACCGGGCACAGTCTGAACGTGGCGGTGGCGGGGTCGCTGGTGTTGTATAAGCTTGCGGGGCTTTGCTAG
- a CDS encoding alpha/beta hydrolase, whose product MERLEVSFPSGGQQCAAWLYPPAGVPKPRPLVVMGHGLGGTRDMGLDRYARRFAAAGMAVLVFDYRHFGASQGDPRQLLHIARQREDWRSAIAYARTLRGIDKTRIALWGTSFGGGHVLTVAPEDDYIAAVVAQVPFTSGWASAWAKGPISMTKVATIAATDLLIGPLRRKPVRIRLAGRKRSAALMSATDVPEGYGRLAEESATYDPKVAARVAFPALFDSPGRHAKALKMPVFYAVADNDSIAPAKPALKAAERTKHAVVKRYPVGHFDVYFDDVFEQAVYDQTEFLVSVLRP is encoded by the coding sequence ATGGAACGTCTCGAGGTCAGTTTTCCCTCAGGTGGCCAGCAATGCGCCGCCTGGCTGTACCCTCCCGCAGGCGTCCCCAAGCCCCGTCCGCTCGTGGTGATGGGGCATGGTCTGGGGGGCACGCGGGACATGGGTTTGGACAGGTACGCCCGTCGATTCGCCGCGGCGGGCATGGCCGTGCTGGTGTTCGACTACCGACATTTCGGTGCGAGCCAAGGTGATCCGCGCCAGCTGCTGCACATCGCGCGGCAGCGGGAGGACTGGCGGTCGGCCATCGCGTACGCGCGCACCCTGCGCGGCATCGACAAGACCCGAATCGCGCTGTGGGGCACGTCGTTCGGCGGCGGTCACGTGCTGACGGTAGCGCCGGAGGACGATTACATCGCCGCCGTGGTCGCCCAAGTGCCGTTCACCAGCGGATGGGCTTCGGCATGGGCCAAGGGGCCGATCAGCATGACCAAGGTCGCCACCATCGCCGCCACCGATCTGCTGATCGGGCCGCTGCGGCGCAAGCCGGTGCGGATTCGGCTTGCCGGGCGCAAGCGGTCCGCGGCGCTGATGAGCGCCACCGACGTGCCGGAGGGTTACGGCAGGCTGGCCGAGGAGAGCGCGACCTACGACCCGAAAGTGGCCGCGCGCGTTGCCTTTCCCGCGCTGTTCGATTCGCCCGGCCGGCACGCCAAGGCGCTGAAGATGCCGGTGTTCTACGCGGTGGCCGACAACGATTCCATCGCGCCGGCCAAGCCCGCGCTGAAGGCGGCCGAACGCACCAAGCACGCGGTCGTGAAGCGTTATCCGGTCGGGCATTTCGACGTGTACTTCGACGACGTCTTCGAGCAGGCGGTCTACGACCAGACCGAGTTCCTGGTCTCGGTACTGCGGCCGTGA
- a CDS encoding RNB domain-containing ribonuclease has protein sequence MELHQRIISAPVDFGAIRSEFGLASAYPAEATVEARGAVDAFAGDRIDRTDIELVTIDPPGAMDLDQALHLERTGSGFTLHYAIADVGAVIAPDGALARESGVRGQTYYLPDGTVPLHPPVLSEGAASLLPEQTRPAALWTIELDENAEPLTYSVVRATVRSRARLDYAGVQADADAGTLHPSIAALPEFGTRRIEAGLARGAIGLRLPAQSVIRDDANDGHWRLVVEPRTAADDWNEQVSLLTGMCAARIMLDGADADGQRIGLLRTMPPPSESAIASMRRTAAALAVAWPADQPVGRMLAGLDPNSPAALVLMSEATGLLRGAGYTVVNGSTPEILAHSGIGAPYAHVTAPLRRLADRFATEICLAHCAGTPVPQWVRDGLQPTADTMKRTDSVSGKVDRACIDLTEASLLAQRPDAVFDAVVIREANGNRPAEVFIADPPVLGPCTGGPKEGASVQVRLVSADPVTRKVGFAFPA, from the coding sequence GTGGAACTGCACCAGCGGATCATCTCGGCGCCGGTCGATTTCGGCGCCATCCGATCCGAATTCGGTCTGGCCTCGGCGTACCCCGCCGAGGCCACCGTGGAAGCCCGCGGCGCGGTGGACGCGTTCGCGGGCGACCGGATCGATCGCACCGACATCGAGCTGGTGACGATCGACCCGCCGGGCGCCATGGATCTCGACCAGGCGCTCCACCTGGAGCGCACCGGCTCCGGCTTCACACTGCACTACGCGATCGCCGACGTCGGCGCCGTGATCGCCCCCGACGGCGCGCTCGCCAGAGAATCGGGCGTGCGGGGCCAGACTTACTACCTCCCGGACGGCACGGTGCCGTTGCATCCGCCCGTCCTCTCGGAAGGCGCGGCGAGCCTGCTGCCCGAGCAGACCAGGCCCGCGGCCCTGTGGACCATCGAACTCGACGAGAACGCCGAACCGCTGACCTACTCGGTGGTGCGCGCGACCGTCCGCTCCCGCGCGCGACTCGACTACGCGGGCGTCCAAGCCGACGCCGACGCGGGCACCCTGCACCCCTCGATCGCGGCCCTGCCGGAATTCGGCACGCGGCGCATCGAGGCCGGACTCGCTCGCGGCGCGATCGGGCTGCGCCTGCCCGCGCAGAGCGTCATCCGCGACGACGCGAACGACGGCCATTGGCGGCTCGTGGTGGAGCCGCGTACCGCGGCCGACGACTGGAACGAGCAGGTCTCCCTGCTGACCGGCATGTGCGCGGCGCGCATCATGCTCGACGGCGCCGACGCCGACGGGCAGCGGATCGGCCTGCTGCGCACCATGCCGCCGCCCAGCGAATCCGCCATCGCGTCCATGCGCCGCACCGCCGCCGCGCTGGCCGTGGCCTGGCCCGCTGATCAGCCGGTCGGGCGCATGCTGGCCGGGCTCGATCCCAACAGCCCCGCCGCCCTCGTGCTCATGTCAGAGGCGACCGGCCTGCTGCGCGGCGCCGGGTACACCGTGGTGAACGGGTCGACGCCGGAGATCTTGGCGCACAGCGGGATCGGCGCGCCCTACGCGCACGTGACCGCTCCGCTGCGCCGCCTCGCCGATCGCTTCGCCACCGAGATCTGCTTGGCCCATTGCGCGGGAACGCCTGTGCCGCAATGGGTTCGGGACGGACTCCAGCCGACCGCCGACACCATGAAGCGCACCGACAGTGTCTCGGGCAAAGTGGACCGCGCCTGCATCGATCTCACCGAGGCCAGCCTGCTCGCCCAACGCCCCGACGCCGTGTTCGACGCGGTCGTCATCCGCGAGGCCAACGGCAACCGACCCGCGGAGGTCTTCATCGCCGACCCGCCGGTGCTCGGACCCTGCACCGGAGGCCCGAAGGAAGGCGCGTCGGTCCAGGTCCGGCTCGTCTCCGCCGACCCGGTCACCCGCAAGGTCGGCTTCGCCTTCCCCGCCTGA
- a CDS encoding CHAD domain-containing protein encodes MAAAAGEALIAALRDDIDRLLAAEPEVRADASDSVHQMRVATRRLRSVLRSYRGLFDKAPAAEIGAELKWLATLLGVARDAEVRADRFADLLDDQNEEVPDAVTERLVGAERARYDAAHAEVLTALDTDRYRALRERLTRWRTDPPLRPARAAAPAADFFGVVLLRDHERVAALIRHEPTVPGPERIEALHDIRKSAKRLRYSCEAAEQVIGEAAADLGGRAKRLQTVLGDHRDAVESGAAIIERAAEAEAAGEDMTVYRRLTVAENAAADRALARYPETAEALSTSLW; translated from the coding sequence GTGGCGGCCGCTGCCGGAGAAGCCCTGATCGCCGCGCTGCGGGACGACATCGACCGGTTGCTGGCCGCCGAGCCCGAGGTACGCGCGGACGCATCGGATTCGGTGCACCAGATGCGGGTCGCCACCCGGCGGCTGCGCAGTGTGCTCCGCTCGTATCGCGGCTTGTTCGACAAAGCTCCGGCAGCCGAGATCGGCGCGGAGCTGAAGTGGCTGGCCACCCTCCTCGGCGTCGCCCGTGACGCGGAGGTGCGGGCCGACCGCTTCGCCGATCTGCTCGACGATCAGAACGAGGAAGTGCCGGACGCGGTCACCGAGCGTCTCGTCGGCGCCGAACGCGCACGCTACGACGCCGCGCACGCCGAGGTGCTCACCGCACTCGACACCGACCGCTATCGCGCGTTGCGTGAACGACTGACCCGCTGGCGTACCGACCCGCCGCTACGGCCCGCCCGCGCCGCGGCGCCCGCCGCCGACTTCTTCGGCGTCGTGCTGCTGCGCGACCACGAGCGGGTGGCGGCGCTGATCCGGCACGAGCCGACGGTGCCCGGGCCGGAACGCATCGAAGCGTTGCACGATATCCGCAAGAGCGCCAAGCGTTTACGCTACTCCTGCGAGGCCGCCGAGCAGGTCATCGGCGAGGCCGCCGCCGATCTCGGCGGTCGCGCCAAGCGCCTGCAAACCGTGCTCGGCGACCACCGCGACGCGGTCGAATCCGGCGCGGCGATCATCGAGCGCGCGGCGGAAGCCGAAGCCGCGGGCGAGGACATGACCGTCTACCGCCGTCTCACCGTCGCGGAGAACGCCGCGGCCGACCGCGCCCTTGCCCGCTACCCGGAAACAGCCGAGGCCCTTTCGACCAGCCTCTGGTGA
- the pip gene encoding prolyl aminopeptidase, producing MRTLYPPIEPYESGMLDVGEGQSVYWEVSGNPEGKPVVFLHGGPGGGTAPFHRQFFDPSAYRIVLFDQRGCGRSTPHIADGADLAHNTTWHLVADIEALRAHLGVERWQVFGGSWGSTLALAYAQKHPERVTELVLRGIFLLRRKEIDWYYNGAAGYVYPDEWEKFLAPVPEAERDGDLVEAYHRLLHSPDPEVATAAAIAWSVWEGSTSSLLPHPDRVAETGEPRFALAFARIENHYFRHGGFLEEGQLLRDVGAVSHLPVVIVQGRHDIVCPAVSAWDLHRAWPGSELHIVDDAGHAANEPGIVDRLVRATDGFAKVG from the coding sequence ATGCGCACCCTGTATCCCCCGATCGAGCCGTACGAGTCGGGCATGCTCGACGTCGGCGAGGGTCAGTCGGTGTACTGGGAGGTCAGCGGTAATCCCGAGGGCAAGCCGGTGGTGTTCCTGCACGGCGGCCCCGGCGGCGGCACCGCGCCGTTCCACCGGCAGTTCTTCGACCCGTCGGCCTACCGCATCGTGCTGTTCGACCAGCGCGGCTGCGGCCGGTCCACCCCGCACATCGCCGACGGCGCCGATCTCGCGCACAACACGACCTGGCATCTGGTCGCCGACATCGAGGCGCTGCGTGCGCATCTCGGCGTCGAGCGCTGGCAGGTCTTCGGCGGCTCGTGGGGCTCCACTCTGGCGCTCGCGTACGCGCAGAAGCATCCGGAGCGGGTCACCGAACTGGTGCTGCGCGGCATCTTCCTGTTGCGGCGCAAGGAAATCGACTGGTACTACAACGGCGCCGCGGGCTACGTCTACCCGGACGAGTGGGAGAAGTTCCTCGCGCCGGTGCCGGAGGCCGAGCGCGACGGCGATCTGGTCGAGGCCTATCACCGGCTGCTGCACTCCCCCGATCCCGAGGTGGCGACGGCCGCCGCGATCGCGTGGTCGGTGTGGGAGGGTTCCACCAGTTCGCTGCTGCCGCACCCGGATCGGGTCGCCGAGACCGGCGAGCCGCGGTTCGCGCTGGCGTTCGCGCGCATCGAGAACCACTACTTCCGGCACGGCGGTTTCCTGGAGGAGGGACAGCTGCTCCGCGATGTGGGCGCCGTCTCGCACCTGCCGGTCGTCATCGTGCAAGGCCGCCACGACATCGTCTGCCCGGCCGTGAGCGCCTGGGATCTGCACCGCGCCTGGCCCGGCTCGGAGCTGCACATCGTCGACGACGCGGGACACGCGGCCAACGAGCCCGGCATCGTCGACCGGTTGGTCCGCGCCACCGACGGCTTCGCGAAGGTGGGCTGA
- the panB gene encoding 3-methyl-2-oxobutanoate hydroxymethyltransferase, translating into MSVSDAETPAYGAAQTETKKARRKTRVPHLQQMKAAGERWAMLTAYDYSSARLFEEAGIPVLLVGDSAANVVYGYDTTVPITVDELIPLVRGVVRGAPHALVVADLPFGTYESSPQQALATATRFMKEGGAHAVKLEGGERVAEQIALITAAGIPVMAHIGFTPQSVNTLGGFRVQGRGDGAEQLIADAIAVQEAGAFSVVMEMVPAELAGQVTRKLTIPTVGIGAGADCDAQVLVWQDMAGYTSGKTAKFVKRFAEVGDQLRSAAAAYADEVRRGTFPGPEHSF; encoded by the coding sequence ATGTCCGTATCCGATGCGGAAACCCCTGCCTACGGCGCGGCTCAGACCGAGACCAAGAAGGCGCGGCGCAAGACGCGTGTCCCCCACCTTCAGCAGATGAAGGCCGCCGGTGAGCGCTGGGCGATGCTCACCGCCTACGACTACTCCTCCGCCCGCCTGTTCGAAGAGGCGGGCATTCCCGTACTGCTGGTCGGCGACTCGGCCGCCAACGTGGTGTACGGCTACGACACCACGGTGCCCATCACCGTGGACGAGCTGATCCCGCTGGTGCGCGGCGTGGTGCGCGGCGCGCCGCACGCGTTGGTGGTGGCCGATCTGCCGTTCGGCACCTACGAGTCCTCCCCGCAGCAGGCGCTGGCGACGGCGACGCGGTTCATGAAGGAGGGCGGTGCGCACGCGGTGAAGCTCGAGGGCGGCGAGCGAGTCGCCGAGCAGATCGCGCTGATCACCGCCGCGGGCATCCCGGTGATGGCGCACATCGGCTTCACGCCGCAGAGCGTCAACACCCTCGGTGGTTTCCGGGTGCAGGGCCGCGGCGACGGCGCCGAGCAGCTCATCGCCGACGCCATCGCGGTGCAGGAGGCGGGCGCGTTCTCCGTGGTGATGGAGATGGTTCCCGCCGAGCTGGCCGGGCAGGTCACCCGCAAGCTGACCATCCCGACCGTCGGCATCGGCGCGGGCGCCGACTGCGACGCCCAGGTGCTGGTCTGGCAGGACATGGCGGGCTACACCAGCGGCAAGACCGCCAAGTTCGTCAAGCGCTTCGCCGAGGTCGGCGACCAATTGCGCTCGGCGGCAGCGGCTTACGCCGACGAGGTGCGCCGCGGCACGTTCCCTGGACCCGAGCACAGCTTCTGA
- a CDS encoding alpha/beta hydrolase, whose amino-acid sequence MGLRGRGVLVAAVLTMVAAGCATERAQPQGPLPAPAAGLERFYQQTPQWEECVGFAGPDDRFPPNAQCTRITVPVDYADPAGPTAQVALSRVPASGAKIGSLLMNPGGPGVSGLSMASLANRTPLSERFDRVGFDPRGVGASTPAIACLTPQEADAERAERPEDNTPEGIAAAEAENKEYADKCVERTGDELLAHVGTREVVQDMDVIRAVLGDPKLSYLGYSYGTKLGSLYAEKFPDRVRALVLDGAVDSSQDPVQESLRQAAGFQTAFDAYAQACATEPDCPLGTDPAQAVARFRDLVNPLWDKPAETTDPRGLSYNDAMTGVTQTLYSDDLWQVLTLGLDELRDGRGDTLLQLADMYDGRRDDGTYNNTQDAFNAIRCVDDPRVTDPAVAGRQDTEYRKAAPFLDDGRGTGQAPLELCSSWPVPNSGNPHRIAVEGLPKVVVVSTTDDPATPYQAGVDLATQLDAALITFNGNRHTAALVAGNQCLDAAVIAYLVDLKVPAPGLTC is encoded by the coding sequence ATGGGATTGCGTGGGCGTGGTGTGCTGGTGGCGGCGGTGCTGACCATGGTCGCGGCCGGGTGCGCGACCGAGCGGGCGCAGCCGCAGGGGCCGTTGCCCGCACCGGCGGCCGGGTTGGAGCGGTTCTACCAGCAGACGCCGCAGTGGGAGGAGTGCGTCGGGTTCGCGGGGCCCGATGACCGCTTTCCGCCGAACGCGCAGTGCACGCGGATCACGGTGCCGGTCGATTATGCGGACCCGGCGGGGCCGACGGCGCAGGTCGCGCTGAGCAGGGTGCCCGCATCGGGGGCGAAGATCGGTTCGCTGCTGATGAATCCGGGCGGACCCGGCGTGTCGGGGTTGTCGATGGCGAGCCTTGCGAATCGGACGCCGCTGTCGGAGCGCTTCGACCGGGTCGGGTTCGATCCGCGCGGAGTCGGCGCGTCGACGCCCGCGATCGCGTGCCTGACGCCGCAGGAGGCCGACGCCGAACGTGCCGAGCGCCCCGAGGACAACACGCCCGAGGGCATCGCGGCCGCGGAGGCGGAGAACAAGGAGTACGCGGACAAATGCGTCGAGCGCACCGGTGACGAGCTGCTCGCGCACGTCGGCACCCGCGAGGTGGTCCAGGACATGGACGTGATCAGGGCGGTGCTCGGCGACCCGAAGCTGAGCTACCTGGGCTATTCGTACGGCACCAAGCTCGGCTCGCTGTACGCGGAGAAGTTCCCGGACCGGGTGCGGGCGCTGGTGCTGGACGGCGCCGTCGACTCCTCGCAGGATCCGGTCCAGGAGTCGCTGCGCCAGGCGGCGGGCTTCCAGACCGCGTTCGACGCCTACGCCCAGGCCTGCGCGACGGAACCGGACTGCCCGCTCGGCACCGACCCGGCCCAGGCCGTGGCACGGTTCCGCGACCTGGTGAACCCGCTGTGGGACAAGCCCGCCGAGACCACCGACCCGCGCGGCCTCAGCTACAACGACGCCATGACCGGCGTCACCCAGACGCTGTACTCCGACGACCTGTGGCAGGTGCTGACCCTCGGCCTGGACGAACTGCGCGACGGCCGCGGCGACACCCTCCTGCAACTGGCCGACATGTACGACGGCCGCCGCGACGACGGCACCTACAACAACACCCAGGACGCCTTCAACGCCATCCGCTGCGTCGACGATCCGCGGGTCACCGATCCGGCGGTGGCGGGCCGTCAGGACACCGAGTACCGCAAGGCCGCGCCGTTCCTCGACGACGGACGCGGCACCGGCCAGGCCCCGCTGGAACTGTGCTCGAGCTGGCCGGTGCCCAACAGCGGCAACCCGCACCGGATCGCCGTCGAAGGTCTGCCGAAGGTCGTGGTGGTGTCGACGACCGATGACCCGGCCACGCCGTACCAGGCGGGCGTCGACCTGGCCACCCAGCTGGACGCCGCGCTGATCACCTTCAACGGCAACCGCCACACCGCCGCGCTGGTGGCGGGCAACCAGTGCCTGGACGCAGCCGTGATCGCCTACCTGGTCGATTTGAAGGTCCCCGCGCCCGGACTCACCTGCTGA
- a CDS encoding glutamine synthetase family protein yields MDRQKEFVLRTLEERDIRFVRLWFTDVLGYLKSVAIAPAELEGAFEEGIGFDGSAIEGFARVSEADMVARPDPSTFQVLPWATSKGHQHSARMFCDITMPDGSPSWADPRHVLRRQLNKAGDVGFSCYVHPEIEFFLLENGPQDGTPPRPADSGGFFDQAVHDSAPNFRRHAIDALESMGISVEFSHHEGAPGQQEIDLRYADALSMADNVMTFRYLIKEVAIDEGVRATFMPKPFAQYPGSAMHTHMSLFEGENNAFADPDDPINLSETARAFIAGILEHAPEISAITNQWVNSYKRLIHGGEAPTAASWGRSNRSALVRVPMYTPNKLSSRRVEIRSPDSACNPYLAFAVLLAAGMRGIEKGYTLPPEAEDDVWALTTAERRAMGFRELPGTLDEALQAMERSELVAETLGEHVFDFFLRNKRREWADYRSQVTPFELKEYLGL; encoded by the coding sequence ATGGATCGCCAGAAGGAATTCGTGCTGCGGACGCTCGAAGAGCGGGACATCCGCTTCGTGCGTCTCTGGTTCACCGACGTCTTGGGCTACCTGAAGTCCGTCGCCATCGCTCCCGCCGAGCTCGAGGGCGCCTTCGAGGAGGGTATCGGCTTCGACGGCTCGGCCATCGAGGGCTTCGCCCGGGTGTCGGAGGCCGACATGGTCGCGCGCCCGGATCCTTCCACCTTCCAGGTGCTGCCCTGGGCCACCAGCAAGGGCCACCAGCACTCCGCGCGCATGTTCTGCGACATCACCATGCCCGACGGTTCCCCGTCCTGGGCCGACCCGCGCCACGTGCTGCGGCGGCAGCTGAACAAGGCGGGCGATGTCGGGTTCAGCTGCTACGTGCACCCGGAGATCGAGTTCTTCCTGCTCGAGAACGGTCCGCAGGACGGAACTCCGCCGCGGCCCGCCGACAGCGGCGGCTTCTTCGACCAGGCGGTGCACGACTCCGCCCCCAACTTCCGACGCCACGCGATCGACGCGCTGGAATCGATGGGCATCTCGGTGGAGTTCAGCCACCACGAGGGCGCGCCCGGTCAGCAGGAGATCGACCTGCGCTACGCCGACGCGCTGTCCATGGCCGACAACGTCATGACCTTCCGCTACCTGATCAAGGAAGTGGCCATCGACGAGGGCGTGCGCGCCACCTTCATGCCCAAGCCGTTCGCGCAGTACCCGGGCTCGGCGATGCACACGCACATGAGCCTGTTCGAGGGCGAGAACAACGCGTTCGCCGACCCGGACGACCCGATCAACCTCTCCGAGACCGCCCGCGCGTTCATCGCGGGCATCCTGGAGCACGCGCCCGAGATCAGCGCGATCACCAACCAGTGGGTGAACTCCTACAAGCGGCTCATTCACGGCGGCGAGGCCCCGACGGCCGCTTCCTGGGGCCGGTCGAACCGCTCCGCGCTGGTGCGCGTGCCGATGTACACGCCGAACAAGTTGTCCTCGCGGCGCGTCGAGATCCGCAGCCCAGATTCCGCCTGCAACCCCTACCTGGCGTTCGCGGTGCTGCTCGCCGCGGGTATGCGCGGCATCGAGAAGGGCTACACGCTGCCGCCGGAGGCCGAGGACGACGTGTGGGCGCTGACCACCGCCGAGCGCCGCGCGATGGGCTTCCGCGAGCTGCCGGGCACCCTCGACGAGGCGCTGCAGGCGATGGAGCGCTCGGAGCTGGTCGCCGAAACCCTCGGCGAGCACGTCTTCGACTTCTTCCTGCGCAACAAGCGGCGGGAGTGGGCCGACTACCGCAGCCAGGTGACCCCGTTCGAGCTGAAGGAGTACCTCGGACTGTGA